In a genomic window of Athene noctua chromosome 24, bAthNoc1.hap1.1, whole genome shotgun sequence:
- the PIGV gene encoding GPI alpha-1,6-mannosyltransferase 2 isoform X1, whose protein sequence is MELISRQDPHLREVLWFGVRCRALTLLLQALFNLLLPDHAADAFSPPRLPEPGLWDPLLERLLGGLSRWDAEHFLFIAERGYLYEHNCAFLPLYPLSLRAAAEGALWPLQPLLCLRSRLLLSAVLLNSLFSILAAAALYKLGCVVLQRRGVAFLAALLFSVSPANVFMAAAYSESVFAFLVFSAMWQLEKGQSWLGGLLFSLASGARANGLINAGFLLYARGKCFALQLQVGSGSLRKLPPLWKQLLSVTSSAVLMCAGIFLPFALFQYYAYVRFCGPGAGLEQTVPRPLLQLALDKGYRLAGRNGVKPPWCSWRFPVVYSYIQDAYWNVGFLRYFELRQIPNFLLALPVTFLGLWAAWTYLIANPRHCLTLGLERRKSEEEGKPEAGFCCPAVFVYVVHATVSLVVGFFCMHVQVLTRFLGSCSPILYWFSAHLLQEYEPLLWSEGTDNQTTASRSKKSLLDKSGSSGKGMLENPLVRLLINFRLITPLSKCILGFFLSYWLLGLILHCNFLPWT, encoded by the exons ATGGAGCTGATCAGCAGGCAAGACCCCCACCTCCGAGAGGTCCTGTGGTTTGGGGTGCGCTGCAGAGCCCTGACGCTTCTGCTGCAG gctCTATTTAACCTCCTGCTCCCAGATCACGCCGCAGACGCCTTCTCTCCCCCTCGCCTGCCCGAGCCTGGCCTGTGGGACCCGCTCTTGGAGCGGCTGCTGGGCGGCCTCTCGCGCTGGGATGCCGAGCACTTCCTCTTCATCGCCGAGCGGGGTTACCTGTACGAGCACAACTGCGCCTTCCTCCCGCTGTACCCCCTGAGCCTGCGCGCCGCGGCCGAGGGCGCTCTGTGGCCCTTGCAGCCGCTGCTGTGCTTGCGGAGCCGCCTCCTGCTCTCGGCCGTGCTTCTTAATTCTCTCTTTTCCATCCTGGCAGCCGCTGCCCTGTACAAGCTGGGCTGCGTCGTGCTGCAGCGTCGCGGGGTGGCTTTCCTTGCTGCCCTTCTCTTTTCCGTCAGCCCTGCCAACGTATTTATGGCAGCTGCTTACTCGGAGAGCGTGTTTGCCTTCCTGGTGTTCAGTGCCATGTGGCAACTGGAGaaggggcagagctggctgggtgGACTGCTCTTCTCCCTCGCTTCTGGGGCACGTGCCAACGGGCTTATTAATGCTGGCTTCCTTCTCTACGCTCGCGGTAAATGCTTTGCCCTCCAGCTCCAGGTGGGTTCGGGATCACTAAGGAAGCTCCCTCCATTGTGGAAGCAACTCCTTAGCGTGACATCTTCAGCGGTTCTGATGTGTGCTGGGATATTTCtaccttttgctttatttcagtaTTATGCCTACGTGAGGTTTTGTGGTCCTGGCGCTGGCCTGGAGCAGACTGTTCCCAGGCCTCTGCTGCAGCTGGCCCTGGACAAGGGCTATCGGCTGGCGGGCAGGAATGGGGTTAAACCCCCTTGGTGCTCCTGGCGATTCCCTGTGGTCTATTCCTATATTCAAGACGCTTACTGGAATGTGGGTTTTCTAAGGTATTTTGAGCTCAGACAGATACCAAATTTCTTGCTTGCTTTGCCTGTCACATTTCTGGGCTTGTGGGCTGCCTGGACCTACCTCATTGCAAACCCCCGGCACTGCCTAACTCTTGGTCTAGAGAGAAGAAAGAGTGAAGAAGAGGGTAAACCAGAAGCTGGATTTTGCTGCCCCGCTGTCTTCGTCTATGTGGTCCATGCCACGGTCTCGCTGGTGGTGGGATTCTTCTGCATGCACGTGCAG GTGCTGACCCGGTTCCTTGGCTCCTGCTCTCCCATCCTGTACTGGTTCTCTGCTCACCTCCTTCAGGAATACGAACCTTTACTCTGGAGCGAGGGGACTGATAACCAAACCACTGCATCTCGCTCCAAGAAGTCACTTCTAGATAAATCTGGTTCCAGCGGGAAAGGGATGTTGGAAAACCCCCTTGTGAGGCTGCTGATCAACTTTAGATTAATTACCCCCCTCAGCAAGTGCATTCTTGGATTCTTCTTGTCTTACTGGCTGCTGGGACTGATTCTGCACTGCAACTTCTTGCCGTGGACATAG
- the PIGV gene encoding GPI alpha-1,6-mannosyltransferase 2 isoform X2: MELISRQDPHLREVLWFGVRCRALTLLLQALFNLLLPDHAADAFSPPRLPEPGLWDPLLERLLGGLSRWDAEHFLFIAERGYLYEHNCAFLPLYPLSLRAAAEGALWPLQPLLCLRSRLLLSAVLLNSLFSILAAAALYKLGCVVLQRRGVAFLAALLFSVSPANVFMAAAYSESVFAFLVFSAMWQLEKGQSWLGGLLFSLASGARANGLINAGFLLYARGKCFALQLQYYAYVRFCGPGAGLEQTVPRPLLQLALDKGYRLAGRNGVKPPWCSWRFPVVYSYIQDAYWNVGFLRYFELRQIPNFLLALPVTFLGLWAAWTYLIANPRHCLTLGLERRKSEEEGKPEAGFCCPAVFVYVVHATVSLVVGFFCMHVQVLTRFLGSCSPILYWFSAHLLQEYEPLLWSEGTDNQTTASRSKKSLLDKSGSSGKGMLENPLVRLLINFRLITPLSKCILGFFLSYWLLGLILHCNFLPWT, encoded by the exons ATGGAGCTGATCAGCAGGCAAGACCCCCACCTCCGAGAGGTCCTGTGGTTTGGGGTGCGCTGCAGAGCCCTGACGCTTCTGCTGCAG gctCTATTTAACCTCCTGCTCCCAGATCACGCCGCAGACGCCTTCTCTCCCCCTCGCCTGCCCGAGCCTGGCCTGTGGGACCCGCTCTTGGAGCGGCTGCTGGGCGGCCTCTCGCGCTGGGATGCCGAGCACTTCCTCTTCATCGCCGAGCGGGGTTACCTGTACGAGCACAACTGCGCCTTCCTCCCGCTGTACCCCCTGAGCCTGCGCGCCGCGGCCGAGGGCGCTCTGTGGCCCTTGCAGCCGCTGCTGTGCTTGCGGAGCCGCCTCCTGCTCTCGGCCGTGCTTCTTAATTCTCTCTTTTCCATCCTGGCAGCCGCTGCCCTGTACAAGCTGGGCTGCGTCGTGCTGCAGCGTCGCGGGGTGGCTTTCCTTGCTGCCCTTCTCTTTTCCGTCAGCCCTGCCAACGTATTTATGGCAGCTGCTTACTCGGAGAGCGTGTTTGCCTTCCTGGTGTTCAGTGCCATGTGGCAACTGGAGaaggggcagagctggctgggtgGACTGCTCTTCTCCCTCGCTTCTGGGGCACGTGCCAACGGGCTTATTAATGCTGGCTTCCTTCTCTACGCTCGCGGTAAATGCTTTGCCCTCCAGCTCCAG taTTATGCCTACGTGAGGTTTTGTGGTCCTGGCGCTGGCCTGGAGCAGACTGTTCCCAGGCCTCTGCTGCAGCTGGCCCTGGACAAGGGCTATCGGCTGGCGGGCAGGAATGGGGTTAAACCCCCTTGGTGCTCCTGGCGATTCCCTGTGGTCTATTCCTATATTCAAGACGCTTACTGGAATGTGGGTTTTCTAAGGTATTTTGAGCTCAGACAGATACCAAATTTCTTGCTTGCTTTGCCTGTCACATTTCTGGGCTTGTGGGCTGCCTGGACCTACCTCATTGCAAACCCCCGGCACTGCCTAACTCTTGGTCTAGAGAGAAGAAAGAGTGAAGAAGAGGGTAAACCAGAAGCTGGATTTTGCTGCCCCGCTGTCTTCGTCTATGTGGTCCATGCCACGGTCTCGCTGGTGGTGGGATTCTTCTGCATGCACGTGCAG GTGCTGACCCGGTTCCTTGGCTCCTGCTCTCCCATCCTGTACTGGTTCTCTGCTCACCTCCTTCAGGAATACGAACCTTTACTCTGGAGCGAGGGGACTGATAACCAAACCACTGCATCTCGCTCCAAGAAGTCACTTCTAGATAAATCTGGTTCCAGCGGGAAAGGGATGTTGGAAAACCCCCTTGTGAGGCTGCTGATCAACTTTAGATTAATTACCCCCCTCAGCAAGTGCATTCTTGGATTCTTCTTGTCTTACTGGCTGCTGGGACTGATTCTGCACTGCAACTTCTTGCCGTGGACATAG